A window of Verrucomicrobiota bacterium JB022 contains these coding sequences:
- a CDS encoding NAD(P)H-dependent oxidoreductase — MKNLLIIQSSARITRSNTRHLTARFAQRWQAHLPDAAVKVRDVGLNPPPAIDETWIAAAFGESPTSERSLALSEELIAELEWADAVVLGVPMYNFGLPAALKAWFDQIVRVGRTFAFDATAAEPYQPLLQDKPTVALVSVGDGALLPGGELAHLNHLEPHLQTMLAFIGLYDLRYVRAGYDEYQDQRFRKSLATAEAQVDAAVAQLFSAAVA, encoded by the coding sequence ATGAAAAATCTGCTCATCATCCAGTCCAGCGCCCGCATCACGCGCTCCAATACCCGCCACCTGACCGCTCGCTTTGCCCAACGCTGGCAGGCCCACCTGCCCGATGCCGCCGTCAAGGTGCGCGACGTTGGCCTCAACCCGCCCCCGGCCATCGACGAGACCTGGATTGCCGCCGCCTTCGGCGAGAGCCCGACCTCTGAACGCTCGCTCGCGCTGAGCGAGGAGCTGATTGCCGAGCTGGAGTGGGCCGACGCGGTGGTGCTGGGGGTGCCGATGTATAACTTCGGGCTGCCGGCGGCGCTCAAGGCATGGTTCGACCAAATCGTGCGCGTGGGGCGGACGTTTGCCTTCGATGCGACGGCGGCGGAGCCCTACCAGCCGCTGTTGCAAGACAAGCCGACGGTGGCGCTCGTTTCGGTGGGGGACGGCGCACTCTTGCCGGGCGGTGAGCTCGCCCACCTCAACCACCTCGAGCCGCACCTGCAGACGATGCTCGCGTTCATCGGCCTCTACGATCTCCGCTATGTGCGGGCGGGTTATGACGAATATCAGGATCAGCGTTTCCGGAAGTCGCTCGCCACGGCGGAGGCGCAGGTCGACGCGGCGGTCGCGCAGCTGTTTTCGGCGGCGGTCGCTTAG
- a CDS encoding NRDE family protein has translation MCTVSWIRQPEGYRLWFNRDEQHGRAAALPPRVHTPAQGLHWLGATDPVGGGTWLGVNAAGVSLGLLNYYERQTTAVAPGARSRGLLISDLLPQVAAISELDALLAPLDLSLYRAFYLLAWSTEGVRWWVWDEQALREVPTAEVRPPIATSSIQPQEVAAARRAVFAALPQPWTPEAVRAAHLTPDPERPAFGVCMERDDARTVSLSEIFVKPMEVFYGYKTKERSPGGWSALVETSLERVPHSLS, from the coding sequence ATGTGTACGGTCTCCTGGATCCGGCAACCGGAAGGCTATCGCCTTTGGTTCAACCGCGACGAGCAACACGGGCGCGCAGCCGCCCTGCCGCCCCGTGTCCATACGCCTGCACAGGGCCTGCACTGGCTCGGCGCAACCGATCCGGTAGGTGGCGGCACCTGGCTCGGCGTCAATGCGGCGGGCGTCTCGTTGGGGCTGTTGAATTATTACGAGCGGCAGACCACGGCGGTGGCCCCCGGAGCCCGCAGCCGTGGCCTGTTGATCAGCGATTTGTTGCCACAGGTCGCCGCCATTTCGGAGTTGGATGCCTTGTTGGCGCCGCTCGACCTGAGCCTCTACCGCGCGTTTTACCTGCTGGCCTGGAGCACCGAGGGCGTGCGCTGGTGGGTGTGGGACGAGCAGGCGCTGCGCGAAGTGCCCACGGCGGAGGTACGGCCGCCGATCGCCACGTCTTCGATCCAGCCGCAGGAGGTGGCGGCTGCCCGCCGCGCGGTCTTCGCCGCCCTGCCGCAGCCGTGGACGCCCGAGGCGGTGCGCGCGGCCCACCTCACGCCAGACCCGGAGCGGCCAGCCTTTGGCGTCTGCATGGAGCGCGACGATGCTCGCACGGTGAGCCTCAGCGAAATTTTCGTGAAGCCAATGGAGGTTTTTTATGGTTATAAGACCAAGGAGCGTAGTCCGGGAGGCTGGTCTGCGCTCGTAGAGACGTCGCTTGAGCGCGTGCCCCATTCCCTTTCCTGA
- a CDS encoding response regulator encodes MNAQILVIEDEPAAAEMLGELLLAHGYTSALTYDPAEALEMLRTQSFDLVISDFKMPGLDGAELLQAIRKDRPELPVVMVSGMMNPRDLIRVANLSVNLVLEKPFNVHDLVDYIRRYVKPGRVSSMDSRAGSLVGASYPQPAQEVCARSWLAQTALQSLWEATPQREIVTVVTTDAQEGEMLARQIAEWRVGRADDVRQPDASGTVAEGEGVLLLSAMSGEEAYEVAAFLREAGARMQPRPCNTVVLLAPGLEERWEQMTRTPDLAPAITWPSLNQRPLDIADYCAETLRNLLGEAVRMEPTATGWVLNYGWPGGLRELRTVMRRAAAQVEKGRAITLLDLLQAARANGVSEAEVGDDASLGAYLQREQAALLQQGLSASAQRDPLAAAQESHIPADRIARELPLKDQPLWFPELLRTPWHGE; translated from the coding sequence ATGAACGCGCAGATCCTGGTGATTGAAGACGAACCCGCCGCCGCCGAAATGCTCGGCGAGCTGTTGCTGGCCCACGGCTACACCTCCGCCCTCACTTACGACCCGGCGGAAGCGCTCGAAATGCTGCGCACGCAGTCCTTCGACCTCGTAATCAGCGATTTCAAGATGCCGGGGCTCGACGGCGCGGAGCTGCTCCAGGCCATCCGCAAAGACCGCCCGGAGTTACCCGTCGTGATGGTCTCGGGCATGATGAACCCGCGCGACCTCATCCGCGTAGCCAACCTCAGCGTCAACCTCGTCCTCGAAAAGCCCTTCAACGTCCACGACCTGGTGGACTACATCCGTCGCTACGTGAAGCCCGGCCGGGTAAGTTCGATGGACAGCCGGGCAGGCTCCCTCGTCGGCGCCAGCTACCCCCAGCCGGCCCAGGAAGTCTGTGCCCGCAGCTGGCTGGCCCAGACCGCGCTGCAATCGCTCTGGGAAGCCACGCCACAGCGCGAGATCGTGACCGTCGTGACTACCGATGCCCAGGAGGGCGAGATGCTGGCCCGCCAGATCGCCGAATGGCGCGTGGGCCGTGCCGATGACGTGCGCCAGCCCGATGCCAGCGGCACCGTGGCCGAGGGCGAAGGCGTGCTGTTGCTCAGCGCGATGTCCGGCGAAGAAGCATACGAAGTGGCGGCCTTTTTACGCGAGGCGGGCGCTCGCATGCAGCCCCGCCCCTGCAACACCGTCGTGCTGCTCGCCCCCGGCCTCGAAGAGCGTTGGGAGCAGATGACCCGCACCCCCGACCTCGCCCCTGCGATTACTTGGCCGAGCCTGAACCAACGGCCACTCGATATTGCCGACTATTGCGCCGAGACCCTGCGTAACCTGTTGGGCGAAGCCGTGCGCATGGAGCCGACAGCCACCGGCTGGGTGCTCAACTACGGCTGGCCCGGCGGCTTACGCGAGCTGCGCACCGTGATGCGCCGCGCCGCCGCCCAAGTCGAAAAAGGCCGCGCGATCACCTTGCTCGACCTGCTGCAGGCCGCCCGCGCCAATGGCGTGAGCGAAGCCGAAGTGGGTGACGACGCCAGCCTCGGCGCTTATCTGCAACGCGAACAGGCGGCCCTGCTCCAGCAAGGCCTCTCCGCCTCCGCCCAACGCGACCCGCTGGCCGCCGCCCAGGAAAGCCACATCCCCGCCGACCGGATCGCCCGCGAGCTGCCGCTCAAGGATCAGCCCCTCTGGTTCCCCGAGCTACTCCGCACGCCCTGGCACGGGGAGTAG
- a CDS encoding alpha/beta fold hydrolase, protein MKRWFRRLALVYLLLLIASHVVRWQQEPHAPREAGEKVVTVASVRGITAAADEPVEIAYRSQLAEDPGAPNLILLHGSPVASVSMEGLFAQFPGYNVYAPDLPGLGASTREVPDYSIKAHALYTLEFMDALGIERAHVVGYSMGGGPALILAEMVPERVKSIVMLSSIGVQEYELFGRYDINHAVHGFQLAFFWLLQEAVPHFGWLDDFPLNLSYARNFYDTDQRPLRRILSHYHGPMLILQGTEDTLVPPEAAEEHHRLVPQSELHLLPGGHIMLMQQPEVVGELCREFFARVEQGQVPTRAQMPAELRERAQAPFERAETFGYTGMALVVMMLLIVVATLVSEDLTCIVAGLIAAQGLISVQAAMTACLMGIFIGDVGLYLMGRYMGRRALRKRPFKWLVSEEQVERAARWFHERGSLVIFITRFLPGTRAPVYFTAGSVHAPWLSFITYFGVAALIWTPIIVGLAYKLGDALLDYYHAFEAFTIPAILLVGLLMYLIIHYGIPLCTWRGRRLLLSRYRRSSRWEFWPLWKFNTPLMLYAFWHGLTRYRNPLLFTCVNPAIPHSGFIGESKSLILTGLAGAGDAIARWRLIAPNPDLEARWQEVEAFRTAHGWSFPLVLKPDEGQRGLGVAIVRRPEDGREYLRRNPCAVIAQEYIPGREYGVFYARKPSEPQGRIISLTIKEMTSVTGDGEHDLEHLILADDRAVCLAPVFLHRHHHQLARVPAKGERVPLIDIGTHARGALFLDGMHLITPGLTAEIDRIAKSFEGFHFGRFDIRVPPSGDIAAGRELKVIELNGVTSESTHIYDPRHKVDYAYRTMRAQWRLAYAIAAELQQRGARPWTWRQFLRHWWETHRRQGVIKRSE, encoded by the coding sequence ATGAAACGCTGGTTCCGCCGTCTGGCGCTGGTTTATCTGCTGCTGCTGATCGCTTCGCACGTGGTGCGTTGGCAACAGGAGCCCCATGCTCCCCGGGAAGCGGGAGAGAAGGTCGTCACGGTGGCCAGCGTGCGCGGTATTACCGCTGCGGCGGACGAGCCGGTCGAGATCGCCTATCGCAGCCAGTTGGCGGAAGACCCCGGCGCGCCCAACCTCATCCTCCTGCACGGCAGCCCGGTGGCGTCGGTCTCGATGGAGGGGCTTTTTGCGCAGTTCCCGGGCTACAACGTTTATGCCCCCGACTTGCCGGGCCTCGGTGCCTCCACCCGGGAGGTGCCCGACTACTCGATCAAGGCCCACGCGCTCTACACGCTGGAGTTTATGGACGCCCTGGGGATCGAGCGGGCCCACGTCGTCGGCTACAGCATGGGCGGCGGGCCGGCGCTGATCCTGGCCGAGATGGTGCCCGAGCGGGTGAAGAGCATTGTGATGCTCTCGTCGATTGGCGTGCAGGAGTACGAGCTGTTTGGGCGCTACGATATCAACCACGCGGTGCACGGCTTCCAGCTCGCGTTCTTTTGGCTGCTGCAGGAGGCGGTGCCGCATTTTGGCTGGCTCGACGACTTTCCGCTCAACCTCTCCTACGCGCGCAACTTTTACGATACCGACCAACGGCCCCTGCGGCGCATCCTCAGCCATTACCATGGGCCGATGCTGATCCTGCAGGGCACGGAAGATACGCTCGTGCCACCGGAGGCAGCCGAAGAGCACCACCGCCTCGTGCCGCAAAGCGAGCTGCACCTGCTGCCCGGCGGGCACATCATGCTGATGCAGCAGCCGGAGGTGGTGGGCGAGCTGTGTCGCGAGTTCTTTGCGCGAGTGGAGCAGGGGCAGGTGCCGACCCGTGCCCAGATGCCGGCTGAGCTGCGCGAACGGGCGCAGGCCCCCTTTGAACGAGCCGAGACGTTTGGCTACACCGGCATGGCCCTGGTCGTGATGATGCTGCTGATCGTGGTCGCGACCTTGGTCTCGGAAGACCTTACCTGTATTGTGGCTGGCCTCATCGCAGCGCAGGGTTTGATCAGCGTCCAGGCAGCCATGACCGCCTGCCTGATGGGGATCTTTATCGGGGATGTGGGGCTGTATTTGATGGGTCGCTACATGGGCCGCCGTGCTCTGCGCAAACGTCCCTTCAAGTGGCTCGTCTCGGAGGAGCAGGTCGAGCGGGCTGCCCGGTGGTTCCACGAGCGCGGCTCACTGGTCATCTTCATCACGCGCTTCCTGCCTGGTACACGGGCGCCGGTCTACTTTACCGCTGGCTCGGTGCATGCGCCGTGGCTGTCGTTCATCACCTATTTCGGCGTGGCCGCCTTGATCTGGACGCCGATCATCGTGGGGCTGGCCTACAAGCTGGGCGACGCCTTGCTCGACTACTACCACGCGTTCGAGGCCTTCACGATCCCAGCAATCCTGTTGGTGGGGCTCTTGATGTATTTAATAATTCACTACGGAATCCCACTTTGCACCTGGCGGGGTCGTCGGCTGTTGCTCTCCAGATACCGACGCTCTTCCCGCTGGGAGTTCTGGCCGCTGTGGAAGTTCAACACCCCCCTCATGCTCTACGCATTCTGGCACGGGCTTACCCGCTACCGCAACCCGTTGCTTTTTACCTGCGTCAACCCCGCCATCCCGCACAGCGGCTTTATTGGCGAGAGCAAAAGCCTGATCCTGACCGGCCTTGCGGGGGCAGGGGATGCGATCGCGCGCTGGCGGCTGATCGCACCCAACCCGGATCTGGAGGCGCGTTGGCAGGAGGTCGAGGCATTCCGCACCGCCCACGGCTGGAGCTTCCCGCTGGTCTTGAAGCCAGATGAGGGGCAGCGGGGGCTGGGGGTCGCCATCGTGCGCCGCCCGGAAGACGGTCGCGAATACCTGCGTCGCAACCCCTGCGCGGTGATCGCGCAAGAATACATCCCAGGCCGCGAATACGGCGTCTTTTATGCGCGCAAGCCTAGTGAACCGCAGGGGCGCATCATTTCGCTCACGATCAAGGAGATGACGAGCGTCACCGGCGACGGTGAGCACGACCTGGAGCACCTGATCCTGGCTGATGACCGCGCCGTCTGCCTGGCCCCCGTCTTCCTGCACCGGCACCACCACCAGTTGGCGCGGGTGCCGGCGAAGGGCGAGCGCGTGCCGCTGATCGACATCGGCACTCACGCGCGCGGCGCCTTGTTCCTCGACGGCATGCACCTGATCACGCCCGGGTTGACGGCGGAGATCGACCGGATTGCGAAGAGCTTCGAGGGCTTCCACTTTGGTCGCTTCGACATCCGCGTGCCCCCGAGTGGGGATATTGCGGCGGGGCGAGAGCTGAAGGTGATCGAGCTCAACGGCGTCACCTCCGAGAGCACGCACATCTACGACCCCCGGCACAAGGTCGACTACGCCTACCGCACGATGCGCGCGCAGTGGCGGCTGGCCTACGCCATCGCCGCCGAGCTGCAGCAGCGTGGGGCTCGCCCGTGGACGTGGCGGCAGTTCCTCCGGCACTGGTGGGAAACGCACCGTCGGCAGGGCGTGATCAAACGCTCCGAGTAA
- a CDS encoding helix-turn-helix domain-containing protein produces MASPDYSQKIDPLRDTCPVKAAIDVIRGRWKPMILWELAQGTQRFSDLQAGLQGIAPQVLTVQLRQLEADGVIKRTVYPKVPARVEYELTEEGRSLSCVMDALDEWGTRYLQRQGIEADDRCRRSLDAHF; encoded by the coding sequence ATGGCCAGCCCTGACTACTCCCAGAAAATCGACCCGCTCCGCGATACCTGCCCGGTGAAGGCCGCGATTGACGTGATCCGGGGGCGGTGGAAGCCGATGATCCTGTGGGAGCTGGCGCAGGGCACCCAGCGCTTTAGCGATCTGCAGGCGGGCTTGCAGGGGATTGCGCCGCAGGTGCTGACGGTGCAGCTGCGTCAACTGGAGGCGGATGGGGTGATCAAGCGCACCGTCTACCCCAAGGTCCCAGCTCGGGTAGAGTATGAATTGACGGAGGAGGGCCGCTCGCTCTCGTGTGTAATGGATGCGCTCGACGAATGGGGCACGCGCTACCTGCAGCGCCAGGGTATCGAGGCCGACGACCGGTGCCGCCGCAGCCTCGACGCTCACTTTTAG
- a CDS encoding thioredoxin family protein codes for MKRLLLWSCLCLATALHAGLEDLQVGDAAAKVERELGAPTGKMGRAGKMEIWQYPGATIKLVAGKIASIERRGSNAAGNPAAPFNTVRAVVPKVKEIRDNGKAFALETVTVKGQVTVVDFFADWCGPCKKISPVLEDMAQHHEGVVLRKVDIVTWDRPVVKQFDIRAIPFILVFDRNGQIVGEPTSDPRVVYTQVRAALAQQ; via the coding sequence ATGAAGCGTTTGCTGTTATGGTCGTGTCTCTGCCTCGCCACCGCCCTCCATGCCGGGCTTGAAGACCTGCAGGTGGGTGATGCTGCGGCGAAAGTCGAGCGCGAGCTGGGCGCGCCCACCGGCAAGATGGGGCGCGCGGGCAAAATGGAGATCTGGCAGTACCCGGGCGCGACGATCAAGCTGGTGGCGGGCAAGATAGCCTCGATCGAGCGGCGCGGAAGTAATGCGGCTGGCAACCCCGCCGCGCCGTTCAATACCGTGCGGGCGGTGGTGCCCAAGGTGAAGGAGATCCGCGACAACGGGAAGGCCTTTGCCCTCGAAACGGTAACGGTCAAAGGTCAGGTAACAGTGGTCGATTTCTTTGCCGACTGGTGCGGCCCGTGCAAAAAAATCAGCCCCGTGCTGGAGGATATGGCGCAGCATCACGAGGGCGTGGTGCTGCGCAAGGTCGACATCGTGACGTGGGACCGCCCCGTGGTGAAGCAATTCGATATTCGCGCAATCCCCTTCATCCTCGTCTTCGACCGCAACGGCCAGATCGTGGGCGAACCCACCAGCGACCCTCGGGTCGTCTACACACAAGTCCGGGCGGCGCTGGCCCAGCAGTAG
- the obgE gene encoding GTPase ObgE translates to MFIDECTVKLRAGNGGNGCVSFRREKYIPKGGPDGGNGGKGGDVVLECDENVSDLRQFYYKPHWEADHGGNGMSRDKDGRGGEDCVLKVPPGLVVISTRNDQPVTELIEPGQRFILLAGGGGGRGNLTFKSSTNRAPRESTDGDPGQHGEFRFVLKSIADIGLVGFPNAGKSTLVNMITAARPKMASYPFTTLHPNIGVILYPERYDRLKLADIPGLIKGAHENKGLGHRFLRHIERCRVLLLIVDMAATDGRDPVQDYRELREELELYDPELLDRPHMVAANKMDEPASAENLQRFRQEVDVPVQPLSCLLEEGLPELKERLYTLVKEAQPTPPPPSEE, encoded by the coding sequence ATGTTTATCGATGAGTGCACGGTGAAGCTGCGGGCCGGTAACGGCGGGAATGGCTGCGTAAGCTTCCGCCGCGAGAAGTATATCCCCAAAGGTGGCCCCGATGGCGGCAATGGCGGCAAGGGGGGCGACGTCGTGCTCGAATGCGACGAAAACGTGAGCGACCTCCGCCAGTTTTACTACAAGCCCCACTGGGAGGCCGACCACGGCGGCAATGGCATGAGCCGCGACAAGGATGGCCGCGGCGGTGAAGACTGCGTGCTCAAGGTGCCGCCGGGCCTCGTCGTCATCAGCACCCGCAACGATCAACCGGTGACGGAGCTGATTGAGCCGGGCCAGCGCTTTATCCTGCTGGCCGGCGGCGGTGGCGGGCGCGGCAACCTCACTTTCAAAAGCTCGACCAACCGCGCGCCGCGCGAGTCGACCGATGGCGATCCCGGCCAGCACGGCGAGTTCCGCTTTGTGCTCAAGAGCATTGCCGACATCGGCCTCGTGGGCTTCCCCAACGCAGGCAAGAGCACGCTCGTCAACATGATCACGGCGGCCCGCCCCAAGATGGCCTCCTACCCCTTTACCACGCTGCACCCCAACATTGGCGTGATCCTCTACCCCGAGCGTTACGACCGCCTGAAGCTGGCGGACATCCCGGGGCTGATCAAGGGCGCGCATGAAAACAAGGGCCTGGGGCACCGCTTCCTCCGCCACATCGAGCGCTGCCGCGTGCTGCTGCTGATCGTCGACATGGCGGCAACCGACGGGCGCGACCCGGTGCAGGACTACCGCGAACTGCGCGAAGAGCTGGAGCTTTACGACCCGGAGCTGCTCGACCGCCCCCACATGGTGGCCGCCAACAAGATGGACGAGCCCGCCTCCGCCGAAAACCTGCAGCGCTTCCGCCAGGAAGTCGACGTGCCGGTGCAACCCCTTTCCTGCTTGCTCGAAGAGGGCCTGCCGGAGTTGAAAGAACGCCTCTACACCCTCGTCAAGGAAGCCCAGCCAACCCCTCCTCCGCCCTCGGAAGAATGA
- a CDS encoding YeiH family protein: MNPAHPQTAPHAHLLPGLLLTGAVAAVGFALAQLPSLQALHLSPLVLAIVVGLLVGNLSGRFYPAAAHPGVGFCQKRILRLAIVLFGFRVTFQQIAGVGLAGLAADVVMLCSTLVLGLWLGRRVFGLDRDTAILCAAGSSICGAAAILATEPVLKPAPHKVTVAVGTVVLFGSLAMFAYPALYHWAGMDAHQFGIYTGSTVHEVAQVVAVGGAVGGGTAETAVIVKLARVMLLAPFLLVLSCCLSREGGEARRAITIPWFAVLFVVVAGINSLNLLPSALVQGIVWLDTVLLTLSMAALGLDSRFSRFRGVGAGPIYCGLAMFAWLIAGGWAVNTLLCRWWG, from the coding sequence ATGAATCCTGCCCATCCGCAAACCGCCCCCCACGCTCACCTGCTGCCCGGCCTGCTCCTGACCGGGGCCGTGGCCGCTGTCGGCTTTGCGCTGGCGCAGCTGCCGAGCCTGCAGGCATTGCACCTCTCGCCGCTGGTGCTAGCCATCGTGGTCGGCCTGCTGGTGGGCAACCTCAGCGGGCGCTTTTACCCGGCAGCGGCACATCCGGGGGTGGGCTTTTGCCAAAAACGCATCCTGCGGCTGGCCATCGTGCTTTTCGGGTTCCGGGTCACGTTTCAACAGATTGCCGGGGTGGGGCTGGCGGGGCTCGCGGCCGATGTCGTCATGCTGTGTAGCACGCTCGTGCTGGGCCTGTGGCTGGGGCGTCGGGTCTTTGGGCTGGACCGCGATACAGCAATCCTGTGCGCGGCGGGCAGCTCGATCTGCGGGGCGGCGGCCATCCTCGCGACCGAGCCGGTGTTGAAGCCCGCGCCGCACAAGGTGACGGTTGCCGTCGGCACGGTGGTGCTCTTCGGCTCGCTGGCGATGTTTGCCTACCCGGCGCTCTATCACTGGGCAGGGATGGACGCCCACCAGTTTGGCATCTACACGGGCTCGACCGTGCACGAAGTGGCGCAAGTCGTGGCAGTCGGTGGCGCGGTGGGCGGCGGCACGGCGGAGACAGCGGTGATCGTGAAGCTCGCCCGCGTAATGTTGCTCGCGCCCTTCCTGCTCGTGCTGAGTTGTTGTCTGAGCCGGGAGGGTGGGGAAGCTCGCCGCGCTATCACCATCCCGTGGTTTGCGGTGCTGTTTGTGGTCGTGGCGGGCATCAACTCGCTCAACCTGCTGCCGTCCGCGCTGGTGCAGGGCATTGTGTGGCTCGATACGGTGCTGCTGACCCTCTCGATGGCCGCGCTGGGCCTCGATTCGCGCTTCAGCCGGTTTCGGGGCGTCGGAGCGGGGCCGATCTACTGCGGCCTGGCGATGTTTGCCTGGCTTATTGCGGGGGGTTGGGCCGTGAATACCTTGCTCTGCCGGTGGTGGGGGTGA
- a CDS encoding response regulator, which yields MITSASILVIDDDSDFRLLMADVFAQAGYRTSTAASVDEARHILGNARFSLIVTDLRMPEKNGLELVHWLRREGRAVPIIVISGFLDSDGIRNLIRQGVAGVFTKPINIFNLLQKANELVQHSGELAADPIGGGTNPEDTTARALTGESDASAVWQRRLSELADFVGCLVLRAEAGLPVREICQDFVRVNPYEDRLVYLTPSQLDEETLGQMLADHDVGPEGYLTLAIEQADALQDWQQDIVAAAARGEGSLGAVEACLRLIAIVGQPLQDLRDEQLLEPKLLQVLGEREIVVPTLRDLADDVPLFAQRLWGQLRPKGRLDPEVPAFLRRQSWPGNLRQLRQVMQTAATCSAEPILRLPTVREAMRQAAAQAVGAPDSRFWRRLSLRRAEYTQAAHLLCGRDITATAQLLQVHPELVRQIIAENEEEPAQ from the coding sequence ATGATCACGAGCGCCTCGATTCTGGTCATCGACGACGACAGCGACTTCCGCCTGCTCATGGCAGACGTCTTTGCGCAGGCCGGTTATCGCACCTCCACTGCAGCCAGCGTCGATGAAGCGCGCCACATCCTCGGCAACGCCCGCTTTTCGCTGATCGTTACCGACCTGCGCATGCCGGAGAAGAACGGCCTCGAGCTGGTGCACTGGCTGCGCCGCGAAGGCCGCGCCGTGCCCATCATCGTGATCTCGGGCTTTCTCGACAGCGACGGCATCCGCAACCTCATCCGCCAAGGCGTGGCTGGCGTCTTCACCAAGCCGATCAACATCTTCAACCTCCTGCAAAAGGCCAACGAACTCGTCCAGCACAGTGGCGAACTCGCGGCAGACCCGATCGGGGGCGGCACCAACCCGGAGGACACCACCGCCCGTGCCTTGACCGGCGAAAGTGACGCCTCCGCCGTCTGGCAGCGACGGTTGAGCGAACTGGCCGACTTTGTGGGCTGCCTCGTGCTGCGGGCCGAGGCCGGCCTGCCGGTGCGCGAGATCTGCCAGGACTTTGTGCGCGTCAACCCCTACGAAGACCGCCTCGTCTACCTCACCCCCAGCCAGCTCGACGAAGAAACGCTCGGCCAAATGCTGGCCGATCACGATGTGGGGCCCGAGGGCTACCTGACGCTCGCGATCGAACAGGCCGACGCCTTACAGGACTGGCAGCAAGACATCGTCGCCGCCGCTGCCCGAGGTGAAGGCAGCCTGGGCGCGGTCGAGGCCTGCCTGCGGCTCATTGCCATCGTCGGCCAGCCGCTTCAGGACTTGCGCGACGAGCAACTGCTTGAGCCCAAGCTGCTGCAAGTGCTCGGCGAACGCGAAATCGTGGTGCCAACCTTGCGCGACCTGGCCGACGACGTGCCCCTCTTTGCCCAGCGCCTCTGGGGCCAGCTGCGCCCCAAAGGCCGGCTCGACCCCGAAGTCCCCGCCTTTCTGCGCCGGCAATCCTGGCCGGGCAATCTCCGCCAGCTTCGCCAAGTGATGCAAACCGCCGCCACCTGCAGCGCCGAGCCGATCCTGCGCCTGCCCACCGTGCGCGAAGCCATGCGCCAGGCCGCAGCGCAGGCCGTGGGTGCGCCCGACAGCCGCTTCTGGCGCCGCCTGAGCCTGCGCCGCGCCGAATACACCCAAGCCGCGCATCTGCTCTGCGGGCGCGACATCACAGCTACGGCCCAGCTCCTGCAGGTCCACCCCGAACTGGTCCGCCAGATCATTGCCGAAAACGAGGAAGAGCCCGCCCAATGA
- a CDS encoding PEP-CTERM sorting domain-containing protein, translating into MKSRLFSLLACTLALLSGAEAATYSAFPLPSFELGYYVEQAARNGEGAVYGVYGADERTRYVIYQESTGFIEIDPVAFGLEPYSAYLMGADDIGKTLVFNTYSGQGMQVHFWTPGYFRSFDLPGDSYLGGLSGDGSLAYGYDYTQQAVYLLDHDGQTTALENSADVSVTAISRDGSVILGNRYVDGQDAAVISTNGGAFQNITIDGSLTVAEGLSGDGQTLALRTISTFGTPTPEELFSIYLYRGGEIEQIYLPGLAQFLEVVSMSFDGQRTLLQAYGIGTFDLEQGSDYLLHFSDFSFTLDLHDLLAAEVYSQGILYIEKLELSLDGRSLVGVGTLEDYSSVAFRVDDFDTLVVPEPETYALMGLGLGMIGVFVWKRRKKAA; encoded by the coding sequence GTGAAGTCTCGCCTCTTCAGCTTGCTCGCCTGCACCCTCGCCCTGCTTTCCGGGGCCGAAGCCGCCACCTATTCGGCCTTCCCCTTGCCCAGCTTTGAGCTCGGCTACTATGTGGAGCAGGCCGCGCGCAATGGCGAAGGCGCCGTCTACGGGGTGTATGGGGCCGACGAGCGGACCCGCTACGTGATCTATCAGGAGAGCACCGGCTTCATCGAAATCGACCCGGTCGCCTTCGGCCTCGAGCCCTACTCCGCCTACCTGATGGGGGCGGACGATATTGGCAAGACGCTGGTGTTCAACACCTACTCGGGCCAAGGCATGCAGGTCCACTTCTGGACGCCCGGCTATTTCCGCAGCTTCGACCTCCCGGGCGACTCCTACCTCGGCGGTCTCTCCGGCGACGGCTCCCTCGCCTACGGCTACGACTACACCCAACAGGCCGTCTACCTGCTCGACCACGACGGGCAAACCACCGCGCTCGAAAATTCCGCAGACGTCAGCGTCACGGCCATCAGCCGGGATGGCAGCGTGATTCTTGGCAACCGCTACGTCGACGGCCAGGATGCTGCCGTCATTTCCACCAACGGCGGGGCGTTCCAGAACATCACGATCGACGGCAGCCTGACCGTCGCCGAAGGCCTTTCCGGAGATGGCCAGACGCTCGCCCTGCGCACGATCTCCACCTTCGGCACCCCCACCCCCGAAGAGCTGTTCTCGATCTACCTCTATCGCGGGGGCGAGATCGAACAGATCTACCTCCCGGGGCTGGCCCAGTTCCTCGAAGTCGTCTCCATGTCGTTCGACGGGCAGCGCACCCTGCTGCAGGCCTACGGCATCGGCACCTTCGATCTGGAGCAAGGGAGCGACTACCTCCTGCATTTCAGCGACTTCAGCTTTACCCTTGACTTGCACGACCTGCTCGCGGCCGAAGTCTACTCCCAAGGCATCCTCTACATCGAAAAGCTGGAGCTAAGCCTCGATGGCCGCTCGCTGGTCGGCGTCGGCACCCTGGAAGACTACTCCTCCGTCGCCTTCCGCGTGGACGATTTCGACACGCTCGTCGTCCCCGAGCCGGAGACCTACGCCCTCATGGGCCTCGGCCTCGGTATGATCGGCGTCTTCGTGTGGAAGCGGCGAAAGAAGGCTGCATAG